One stretch of Sulfuricystis multivorans DNA includes these proteins:
- a CDS encoding type 1 glutamine amidotransferase, translating into MKPIAIFRHSAGEGPGYFASFLDAHAIPWQLIRIDANDPLPQDAAAFSGLCLMGGPMSVNDDLPWIPQVLGLIRAAVAAAIPVIGHCLGGQLMAKALGGQVTKNPLKEIGWGWVETTDPTARDWLGDLERFEAFHWHGETFSIPPGATRILKSAFCANQAFVLGPHLALQCHVEMTEAMIRLWCQAWADEHAEPGPSVHRPEEMFIDLEQRLAAMRVAADRLYARWIAELKR; encoded by the coding sequence ATGAAACCCATCGCGATCTTTCGTCACAGTGCCGGGGAAGGCCCCGGCTATTTTGCCAGCTTTCTCGATGCCCATGCCATACCCTGGCAGCTGATCCGCATCGATGCCAATGATCCGCTACCGCAAGACGCGGCCGCTTTTTCCGGCTTGTGCCTGATGGGCGGGCCGATGAGCGTCAATGACGATCTGCCCTGGATTCCTCAAGTGCTCGGGCTGATCCGCGCCGCGGTTGCGGCCGCCATCCCGGTGATCGGCCATTGTCTGGGTGGGCAGCTGATGGCGAAAGCACTCGGCGGCCAGGTGACGAAAAATCCGCTCAAGGAAATCGGCTGGGGATGGGTCGAGACCACCGATCCGACGGCGCGCGACTGGCTGGGCGATCTTGAGCGCTTCGAGGCCTTCCATTGGCATGGCGAGACTTTTTCGATCCCGCCGGGGGCGACGCGCATTTTGAAGAGCGCGTTTTGCGCCAACCAGGCCTTCGTGCTGGGCCCACATCTCGCCCTGCAATGCCATGTCGAAATGACCGAGGCGATGATTCGGCTATGGTGCCAAGCGTGGGCCGACGAGCATGCCGAGCCCGGCCCATCGGTGCACAGGCCGGAAGAAATGTTCATCGATCTCGAACAGCGCCTTGCCGCGATGCGCGTCGCTGCCGACCGGCTTTACGCGCGCTGGATCGCGGAGCTAAAGCGCTGA
- a CDS encoding YajQ family cyclic di-GMP-binding protein, whose product MPSFDITSEANMVAIKNAVDVAGRQIGNRYDFKGTSAKAELNEKDKVITLWGDSEFQLGQIKDILFPEMEKKERESTKRLDIGAVQSVSGNKAKQELKIKSGIDQELAKKIVKLVKESKLKVQATIQGDAVRVAGAKRDDLQAVIALVKKTVTDYPLAFGNFRD is encoded by the coding sequence ATGCCGTCGTTCGATATCACCTCGGAAGCGAACATGGTGGCGATCAAAAACGCGGTCGATGTCGCCGGCCGCCAGATCGGCAATCGCTACGATTTCAAGGGCACGAGCGCGAAAGCGGAGCTGAACGAAAAAGACAAAGTGATCACGCTCTGGGGCGACTCGGAATTCCAACTCGGCCAGATCAAGGACATCCTGTTTCCCGAGATGGAGAAAAAGGAGCGCGAGAGCACCAAGCGCCTCGATATCGGCGCGGTGCAGAGTGTCTCGGGCAACAAGGCCAAGCAGGAGCTGAAGATCAAGTCCGGCATCGACCAGGAGCTCGCCAAGAAGATCGTCAAGCTCGTCAAAGAGAGCAAACTCAAGGTGCAGGCGACGATCCAGGGCGACGCGGTGCGGGTGGCCGGTGCCAAGCGCGACGATCTGCAGGCCGTGATCGCACTGGTGAAGAAAACGGTCACCGATTATCCGCTCGCCTTCGGCAACTTCCGCGACTGA
- a CDS encoding pyrimidine/purine nucleoside phosphorylase encodes MSQFDNVSVIKKANVYFDGKCVSHTVVFADGTKKSVGVILPATLTFNTGAPEIMETVAGACRYRIAGGEWQTCAAGESFRVPGNSSFEIEVTGEPYHYVCHFG; translated from the coding sequence ATGAGCCAGTTCGACAATGTCTCGGTGATCAAGAAAGCCAATGTCTATTTCGACGGCAAGTGCGTCAGCCACACCGTGGTTTTCGCCGATGGCACGAAGAAGAGCGTCGGCGTCATCCTGCCGGCAACACTCACCTTCAACACCGGTGCGCCGGAGATCATGGAAACCGTCGCCGGTGCCTGCCGCTATCGTATTGCTGGCGGGGAGTGGCAAACCTGCGCGGCGGGTGAATCGTTCCGGGTGCCTGGCAATTCCTCGTTCGAGATCGAGGTGACGGGTGAGCCCTATCATTACGTCTGCCATTTCGGGTGA
- a CDS encoding DUF2788 domain-containing protein, which produces MESTVFGFTESQIAEFGVTFGLGAFMLYMLFIIGELAWRSKAGKLGTFVLFFVLAFGMLGFVAKNIIQKMWGIQ; this is translated from the coding sequence ATGGAAAGCACGGTCTTCGGGTTTACCGAGTCGCAGATCGCCGAGTTCGGCGTTACCTTCGGGCTTGGCGCCTTCATGCTCTACATGCTGTTCATCATCGGCGAGCTGGCCTGGCGCTCGAAGGCCGGCAAGCTCGGCACCTTCGTGCTGTTCTTCGTGCTCGCGTTCGGCATGCTCGGTTTCGTCGCCAAGAACATCATCCAGAAAATGTGGGGAATCCAATGA
- a CDS encoding argininosuccinate synthase has product MAKAKSGIKKVVLAYSGGLDTSVILKWLQDRYGCEVVTFTADLGQGEELEPARQKALQLGIQPKNIFIEDLREEFVRDFVFPMFRANTVYEGEYLLGTSIARPLIAKRLVEIARKTGADAIAHGATGKGNDQVRFELGAYALLPNVKIIAPWREWDLLSREKLLAYAEANGIPIEMKHKKGGSPYSMDANLLHISYEGRHLEDPSAEAEESMWRWTVAPEKAPNKPEYLELEFAHGDLVAIDGKKMQPHELLATLNQIGGKHGIGRLDLVENRYVGMKSRGCYETPGGTILLKAHRAIESITLDREVAHLKDDLMPRYASLIYNGYWWSPERRALQVLIDHTQQNVNGWVRVKLYKGSVSVVARDSKTDSLFDPTIATFEDDAGAYDQKDAAGFIKLNALRMRIAANARQKRAKAGSHRTKRTGKAS; this is encoded by the coding sequence ATGGCAAAAGCGAAATCGGGCATCAAAAAAGTCGTGCTGGCCTATTCGGGCGGGCTGGATACCTCGGTGATCCTCAAGTGGCTGCAGGATCGCTACGGTTGCGAGGTGGTCACTTTCACGGCTGATCTGGGGCAGGGTGAGGAACTGGAACCGGCACGCCAGAAAGCACTGCAGCTCGGCATCCAACCGAAGAACATCTTCATCGAGGATCTGCGCGAGGAATTCGTGCGCGACTTCGTCTTTCCGATGTTTCGCGCCAACACGGTCTACGAGGGCGAATATCTGCTCGGTACCTCGATCGCACGGCCGCTGATCGCCAAGCGGCTGGTCGAGATCGCCCGCAAGACCGGCGCAGACGCCATCGCGCACGGCGCCACCGGCAAGGGTAATGACCAGGTGCGCTTCGAGCTCGGCGCCTATGCGCTGCTGCCCAACGTCAAGATCATCGCGCCGTGGCGTGAGTGGGATCTGCTCTCGCGCGAAAAATTGCTCGCCTATGCCGAAGCCAACGGCATTCCGATCGAGATGAAGCACAAGAAGGGTGGCTCTCCGTATTCGATGGATGCCAACTTGCTGCACATCTCCTATGAAGGCCGCCATCTCGAAGATCCGTCCGCCGAGGCTGAAGAGAGCATGTGGCGCTGGACGGTTGCTCCCGAGAAGGCGCCCAACAAGCCGGAATATCTCGAGCTCGAGTTCGCGCACGGCGATCTCGTCGCGATCGATGGCAAGAAGATGCAGCCGCACGAGCTGCTCGCCACCTTGAATCAGATTGGCGGCAAGCACGGCATCGGCCGGCTGGATCTGGTCGAGAACCGCTATGTCGGCATGAAGTCGCGCGGCTGTTACGAAACTCCCGGTGGCACGATCTTGCTCAAGGCCCATCGCGCCATCGAATCGATCACCCTCGACCGCGAGGTGGCCCATCTGAAGGACGATCTGATGCCTCGCTACGCGAGTCTGATCTACAACGGCTACTGGTGGAGTCCAGAACGGCGCGCGCTGCAGGTGCTGATCGACCACACCCAGCAAAACGTCAATGGCTGGGTGCGCGTCAAGCTCTACAAGGGCTCGGTCTCGGTCGTCGCGCGCGATTCGAAGACCGATTCGCTGTTCGATCCGACCATCGCCACCTTCGAGGACGATGCCGGCGCCTACGACCAGAAGGACGCGGCGGGCTTCATCAAGCTCAATGCGCTCAGGATGCGCATCGCCGCAAACGCGCGCCAGAAACGCGCCAAGGCAGGTAGCCACCGCACCAAGCGGACCGGCAAGGCAAGCTGA
- the argF gene encoding ornithine carbamoyltransferase — protein sequence MHNPRHFLQFKDFTRAEFEYLFERTRIIKQRFKSYQKYWPLEDRTLVMIFEKASTRTRLSFEAGMQQLGGTAIYLNTRDSQLGRGEPVEDAAEVISRMSDVVMIRTFEQEIIERFARHSRVPVINGLTNEYHPCQILADIFTFIEHRGCIQGKTVAWIGDSNNMCNTWLQAAEVLDFNVHVSTPPGYEVEPERAGLYGTDHFEQFADPMDAARGADLVTTDVWTSMGFEAENEKRMKAFKDWQVDGEMMRVAKPDALFMHCLPAHRGEEVAAEVIDGSQSVVWDEAENRLHAQKALLEFLVLGKVKE from the coding sequence ATGCACAACCCGAGACACTTCTTGCAGTTCAAGGATTTCACTCGCGCCGAGTTCGAGTATCTATTCGAGCGCACGCGCATCATCAAGCAGCGCTTCAAGTCCTACCAGAAATACTGGCCGCTCGAGGACCGCACGCTGGTGATGATCTTCGAGAAAGCCAGCACGCGCACGCGTCTTTCTTTCGAGGCGGGGATGCAGCAGCTCGGCGGCACGGCGATCTATCTCAACACGCGCGACTCGCAGCTCGGTCGCGGTGAGCCCGTGGAGGATGCTGCCGAGGTCATCTCGCGCATGTCCGATGTGGTGATGATCCGCACCTTCGAGCAGGAGATCATCGAACGCTTCGCGCGTCATTCGCGTGTGCCGGTGATCAACGGGCTGACCAATGAATATCACCCCTGCCAGATCCTCGCCGACATCTTCACCTTCATCGAGCATCGCGGCTGCATCCAGGGCAAGACGGTAGCCTGGATCGGCGATTCGAACAACATGTGCAACACCTGGCTGCAGGCCGCCGAAGTGCTCGATTTCAACGTCCATGTCTCGACGCCGCCCGGCTATGAAGTCGAGCCCGAGCGTGCCGGCCTGTATGGCACCGACCACTTCGAGCAGTTCGCCGACCCGATGGACGCGGCGCGTGGCGCCGATCTCGTCACCACCGACGTGTGGACCTCGATGGGCTTCGAGGCCGAGAATGAAAAGCGCATGAAGGCGTTCAAAGACTGGCAGGTCGATGGCGAGATGATGCGGGTTGCCAAGCCCGATGCCCTCTTCATGCATTGTCTGCCGGCACATCGCGGCGAGGAGGTTGCCGCCGAGGTGATCGACGGGTCGCAAAGCGTGGTCTGGGATGAGGCCGAGAACCGGCTGCACGCGCAGAAAGCATTGCTGGAGTTTCTCGTTTTGGGCAAGGTGAAGGAATAA
- a CDS encoding aspartate aminotransferase family protein — MSHLMNNYARQPVAFTHGEGCRLFDEHGRSYLDGIAGIAVNTLGHNHPRLTAALERQVHRLIHVSNLYRVPEQENLAQRLARLSGMDEAFFCNSGCEANEAAIKLARLYGHGKGIDQPAIIVMEQSFHGRTLATLSATGNRKVQAGFEPLVSGFVRVPFDDLAAIEQVAANNHHVVAVLFEPVQGEGGINVCHDDYLRGLRRICDTQGWLLMLDEVQCGIGRTGQWFAYQHAGIRPDVMTLAKGLGSGVPVGACLAAGKAAGVFKPGNHGSTFGGNPLAMVAALTTLTVLEDEDLPTRAGVLGERMRGRLESGLAGVAGIVEIRGKGLMLGIELDRPCAALVAAGLEAGILINVTAEKVVRLLPPLVMCDAEADELVDKLIMVVRHFLAG; from the coding sequence ATGTCGCACCTGATGAACAACTATGCCCGGCAGCCAGTGGCCTTCACCCATGGCGAAGGCTGCCGTCTCTTCGATGAGCATGGCAGGAGCTACCTCGATGGCATCGCCGGCATCGCCGTCAATACCCTCGGCCACAATCATCCGCGCCTCACCGCGGCGCTCGAACGACAGGTGCATCGCCTGATCCATGTCTCGAATCTCTATCGGGTGCCCGAGCAGGAAAATTTGGCACAGCGGCTGGCGCGGCTTTCCGGGATGGATGAAGCCTTCTTCTGCAATTCCGGCTGCGAGGCGAACGAGGCGGCGATCAAGCTGGCGCGGCTCTATGGACATGGCAAGGGCATCGACCAGCCGGCGATCATCGTCATGGAACAATCCTTCCACGGCCGCACGCTGGCGACGCTTTCCGCTACCGGCAACCGCAAGGTGCAGGCGGGCTTCGAACCTTTGGTGTCCGGTTTCGTACGCGTGCCCTTCGACGATCTGGCGGCGATCGAGCAGGTGGCGGCGAACAATCACCACGTCGTCGCGGTACTGTTCGAGCCGGTGCAGGGCGAAGGCGGCATCAACGTCTGTCACGACGATTATCTGCGCGGCTTGAGGCGGATCTGCGATACGCAGGGCTGGTTGCTGATGCTCGACGAGGTGCAATGCGGCATCGGCCGCACCGGTCAGTGGTTCGCCTATCAGCATGCCGGCATTCGCCCGGACGTGATGACGCTGGCGAAAGGTTTGGGTTCCGGTGTGCCGGTCGGCGCCTGTCTGGCCGCCGGCAAGGCCGCTGGCGTCTTCAAGCCGGGCAACCACGGGTCGACCTTTGGCGGCAACCCCCTCGCGATGGTCGCCGCGCTGACGACGCTGACGGTGCTCGAGGACGAGGATCTGCCGACGCGCGCCGGCGTGCTGGGCGAGCGGATGCGTGGGCGCCTGGAAAGCGGTCTCGCGGGCGTTGCCGGTATCGTCGAGATTCGTGGCAAGGGGCTGATGCTCGGCATCGAGCTCGATCGACCCTGCGCGGCCCTGGTGGCTGCAGGTCTGGAAGCCGGCATTCTGATCAACGTCACCGCCGAAAAAGTGGTGCGCCTCTTGCCGCCCTTGGTGATGTGCGATGCGGAGGCCGACGAGCTCGTCGACAAGCTCATCATGGTGGTGCGGCATTTCCTGGCCGGCTGA
- the rpsT gene encoding 30S ribosomal protein S20 — MANTAQARKRALQAIKRRAHNMSLRSRLRTAIKKVRKAVASGDKAAAQAVFKESQRIIDSIADKKIIHKNAAARHKSRLSAAIKAL; from the coding sequence ATGGCCAATACCGCACAAGCCCGCAAGCGCGCCCTTCAGGCGATCAAGCGCCGCGCCCACAACATGAGCCTGCGCTCAAGGCTGCGCACCGCGATCAAGAAGGTGCGCAAGGCCGTCGCCAGCGGCGACAAGGCCGCCGCTCAGGCGGTCTTCAAGGAATCGCAGCGCATCATCGATTCGATCGCCGACAAGAAGATCATCCACAAGAACGCCGCGGCGCGCCACAAGAGCCGTTTGTCCGCCGCGATCAAGGCGCTTTGA
- the murJ gene encoding murein biosynthesis integral membrane protein MurJ: protein MNLMRILATVSSLTLLSRILGFVRDFVIARTFGAGMATDAFFVAFRLPNLLRRMFAEGAFSQAFVPMLAEYRQRRSAAETKTLVDRVATALFLVVLLVTLAGMLGAPLLILVSAPGFAADGEKFDLTVTLTRITFPYILFMALVALSAGILNTWSRFALPAFTPVLLNLSFIGMALIAAQWFDPPVQVLAWAVLLGGALQLALQTPALKTIGMLPRFDFAPNDPGVRRIMKLMAPALLGVSVSQISLLINTIFASFLTSGSVSWLYYADRLMEFPAGLLGAALGTILLPSLSKAHASGKPETFSGLLDWGLRLTFLLTLPAATALAILGVPLIATLFKHGVFTATDVLATRQALVAYSVGLIGLILVKVLAPGFYAQQNIKTPVKIAFVTLAATQAMNIVFIVPLKHAGLALSIGLASCLNAWLLFRGLHRRGAYRPLPGWPMFAAKLVLALVALALTLWFGMGEEANWLTASSWTRVTHLSLLVVGAAAAYFGTLWLLGFRLQDFRRRAEQ, encoded by the coding sequence ATGAACCTGATGCGTATCCTCGCCACCGTCAGCAGCCTGACGCTGCTGTCGCGCATTCTCGGCTTCGTCCGCGATTTCGTGATCGCCCGCACATTCGGCGCCGGGATGGCGACCGACGCCTTTTTCGTCGCTTTCCGGCTGCCCAACCTGCTCCGGCGCATGTTCGCCGAAGGCGCGTTCTCGCAGGCCTTCGTGCCGATGCTCGCGGAATACCGGCAGCGGCGCAGCGCTGCCGAAACCAAGACCCTGGTCGATCGCGTCGCCACCGCACTGTTCCTCGTCGTGCTGCTCGTCACGCTCGCTGGCATGCTCGGCGCACCGCTTTTGATTCTCGTCTCTGCGCCCGGCTTTGCCGCCGATGGAGAAAAATTCGACCTCACGGTGACGCTCACCCGCATCACCTTTCCGTACATCCTGTTCATGGCGCTGGTCGCGCTCTCGGCCGGCATCCTCAATACCTGGAGCCGTTTCGCATTGCCGGCATTCACCCCGGTACTGCTGAACCTCTCCTTCATCGGCATGGCGCTCATCGCGGCGCAATGGTTCGATCCGCCGGTGCAGGTGCTCGCCTGGGCGGTGTTGCTCGGCGGTGCGCTGCAGCTCGCTCTCCAGACCCCTGCGCTGAAAACGATCGGCATGCTGCCGCGTTTCGATTTCGCCCCCAATGATCCGGGTGTCAGACGCATCATGAAGCTGATGGCGCCGGCGCTGCTCGGCGTCTCCGTCAGCCAGATCTCCTTGCTGATCAACACGATCTTCGCCTCCTTCCTGACCTCTGGCAGCGTCTCCTGGCTGTATTACGCCGACCGGTTGATGGAATTCCCGGCCGGGCTGCTCGGCGCGGCACTGGGCACGATCCTGCTGCCCAGCCTCTCCAAGGCACACGCGAGTGGCAAGCCGGAAACCTTCTCGGGCTTGCTCGACTGGGGCTTGCGACTCACCTTCCTGCTGACGCTGCCGGCAGCAACGGCGCTGGCGATCCTTGGCGTGCCACTGATCGCCACACTCTTCAAGCATGGCGTCTTCACCGCGACCGACGTGCTCGCGACACGCCAGGCACTCGTCGCCTACAGCGTGGGTCTGATCGGCCTCATTCTCGTCAAGGTGCTGGCACCGGGTTTCTATGCGCAGCAGAACATCAAGACACCGGTGAAGATCGCGTTCGTCACGCTGGCCGCAACCCAAGCGATGAATATCGTTTTCATCGTCCCGCTCAAGCACGCAGGGCTGGCTCTGTCGATCGGGTTGGCCTCGTGCCTGAACGCCTGGCTGCTGTTCCGTGGCTTGCATCGGCGTGGTGCCTATCGCCCGCTGCCCGGCTGGCCGATGTTCGCGGCGAAGCTCGTCTTGGCGCTGGTGGCACTGGCGCTAACGCTCTGGTTCGGCATGGGCGAGGAAGCCAACTGGCTGACCGCGTCGAGCTGGACGCGTGTCACGCACCTGTCCCTGTTGGTCGTTGGCGCAGCCGCGGCGTATTTCGGCACGCTGTGGCTGCTAGGGTTTCGCTTGCAGGATTTCCGTCGCCGCGCCGAGCAATGA